The DNA region TTCATCTGGAAATCCAGCATTGGCCACGGCTGGTAGCGGTGATGTACTAACAGGTGTTATTACTGGATTAGTCGCACAAAAATACCATCCGTTTGAAGCAGCTTTGCTTGGTGTATTTTTACACGGAAAAACGGCTGAATTAGCTATGCAAACTAAAGTTTATGAGACCTTTACAGCTTCTGACAGTATTGACTACCTGTCATCTGCTATTTTAGATTTATTAAAGAAAGAGCAGCCAATAATTCAGCAAAAAGAAGAGGAGTCTGCAAATAATGAAAACACAAAAGATGATGAAGATAATGAAATGTATATATAAGCTGAATATAGATTGATAATGTACAAGATTTTTTATTAAAATCTAGTTGTTGATAACTGCCTAATAATTCTTCAATAAAGATTGATTTATTTTGATATTTTTGCCGCAAATTAAATGCTAACCTGTACAATTACAGATAATAAGAAAAGTAATGTTCTCCTTTGTAAAAATATTGAAAATTAAAAGATACACCTTCTTTTTACTAATACTTTTTATCGGTTTCTCATCCGTTGCACAACGCCCTGTAGATTATGTAAATCCATTTATTGGTACTTCTAACTTTGGGGCTACTAATCCTGGAGCTATTGCCCCCAGAGGTATGGCAAGCGTATCTCCTTTTAATGTTGCTGGTAGGCAAAATAGTTTAGAAAAAGATAGTAGATGGTTATCAAATCCATACGTACATGAAAATGAATTTTTGACAGGATTCTCACATGTTAATTTAAGTGGAGTAGGTTGTCCGGATTTAGGAGTAATAATTACAATGCCTACGGTTGGAGACTTGGAAATTGATCATTTAAAATATGGCTCAACGTATAAAAATGAAATTGCAAAAGCAGGTTATTACAGTACCATATTATCTAATTCTAATGTTAAAGTTGAAACTACCGCTACAACGAGATCGGGAATAAGCAGATATCATTTTCCAGCTGGTAAGGCAAATATACTAGTTAATCTAGGATTGGGGTTAACCAACGAACAAGGCGGAATGATTAAAGCTGTTTCTCCAACCGAAATAGAAGGGTTTAGAACAGTAGGTAGTTTTTGCTACTATAAACCTGAGGAAACTTATCCGGTTTATTTTGTAGCTAAGGTTAATATGGCTTCAGATGAGTTTGGAGTTTGGAAAAAGCCTAGGACTGAAACTGGTGTTGAAGCACAATGGATGGGGTATAACGGTAAAGATAGATTCTATAAAAATTATTATAAAGAGGTAGTTGGAGATAGTATTGGTGGGTATTTTTCATATAATTTTGATAAACCTACAAATGTGGAATTGAAAGTAGGGATATCATATGTTAGTATAGAAAATGCACGAGAGAATTTAGAAAGAGAAACTTCTAATTTATCCTTTTTAGAAATTTATCATCAAACGGAATTGGAGTGGAATAACTTGCTTTCTAAAATTACGGTAGAAGGTGGTTCAAAAGATGATAAAACAGTTTTTTACACAGCTCTGTACCATACGCTAATCCATCCTAATACGTTAAATGATGCTAATGGTGAATATCCAAAGATGGGTACAAGAGAGACATTAAAAACCAGCGGCACGCGATTTACAGTATTTTCGTTTTGGGATACCTATAGAAACTTACATTCGCTAATGTCTTTGGTATATCCAGATCAACAATTGAACATGGTAAATAGCATGCTTGATGTTTACGATGAAAGCGGATGGTTGCCCAAATGGGAATTAAATTCGACAGAAACCACAACTATGGTAGGAGATCCTGCCGGTATTGTACTTGCTGATACTTACTTGAGAGGCATTCGTGATTTTGATATCAACAAGGCCTATGAAGCTATGGTAAAGAGTGCAGATCAAATCAATAATAATCCGTTACGTCCAGGACTAAAAAACTATATTGAAAAAGGATATTTAGTTGCTGGTGAAGGTGGTTCAGTATCAACTACACAAGAATATAATATTTCAGATTTTGCCATTGCCCAACTGGCTCGCGTTCTTGGTAAAAAAGAAGATGAAGCTAGATTTAGAGAGCGTTCAATTTCTTACAGAAATTTATTTGATAAAGATTATAAATTATTACGCCCTAAAAATGCCGATGGTACTTGGTATAGTCCGTTTGATCCTACCAAAGGAGCCAATTTTGAGAAAAACGTGGGTTTTATAGAAGGTAATTCATGGCAATATACGTTTATGGTAAGTCATGATACCCCAGGTTTAATTAAGTTAATGGGCGGTAGAAGAGCATTTACAAATCAATTGCAAGAAGTTTTTGATAAAAAACATTTTGACATGGCTAATGAACCAGATATCGCTTATCCATATCTGTTTAATTATGTTAGAGGAGAAGAGTGGCGTACACAAACTATGGTTGATGCCTTAAGAAGATCTTATTTTAAAAATTCACCCGATGGCTTACCCGGTAATGATGATACTGGAACGATGTCCGCATGGATTATTTACAGTATGATGGGTATTTACCCTGTAAGTCCCGCTGATCCAATATATACATTTACTACTCCCGTCTTTGACAAGATAACTATTGAATTGGACCCTAAATATTATAACGGTAGAGTACTCGTTATTGAAAAAGAAGGTATGGGTAATATCAAAGAAATTTTATTAAATGGCGAAGAACATAAAGGTTACTTTATCAACCATTTTGAATTGGTGAATGGCCACAGGCTAAAGTTTATGTTGGAATAATTTTTAAGTACCTATTCTTATTTTTATTGCATTTGTATTCTTAACAATGCTGGGTTATTTATAACTTTGCGTTTGTTATTGGTCGATAAGTTTGTTATTTAATAGTTAAGTTACTTATTTTTGACATAAGTATCCTCTAAAAGTATTAAAAATGAGTAACTTCAAGTCCTTTCTCGTAATTTTATCAAGTATCTTTTTGATTTCGTGTGTAAATGGTAATATAGATTTAACCAAAAATGGAAAATCGAATTATGAAATTGTTTATACAGGAAATGCGACGGAAAGCCAACACAAATCTGCTGAAATACTCAAAAACTATATCTATAAGATTAGTGGAGCGGATATAGCTATAGTTGACGAAAGTTCTCAAAGTGCGGATATATACAAGATTTATATTGGTAACGTAAATGATGAGAAGTTAAACCCTCATCAATTATCAATACAATTAAAAGATAAAAATATATTTATTGATGGAGGCTCTGATAAAGCCATTCAGAATGCAGTTTATATTTTTATCGAAGAGTTTTTAGGAGTTAAATGGTATTCGCCAACTGTTGAAAAAATACCGTTAACAAAAACAATTACACTACCAAATACTATAAATTATAATTACGAGCCAGAAATTACAACACGCACAGTACATTCAAGACTTTTTTATAAAAATCATGAATTTGCTAATAGGTTAAAAGTTACCAAAGAGGCTTTTCCAACTTATGTGCCAAAAGCTAGGGTACATACCTTTCATAGATTTATTCCAGAAGAAAAATTTTATAAACAGCATCCTGAATATTTTGCATTGAGAGGAGATAAAAGATTACCTACTCAATTATGCCTGACAAATAATAATGTTTACAACATTGTTAAAGATTCCATTGCCTCTTTGTTCGCTAAAAACCCAATTGCAAATGTAGTTTCAGTAAGTCAAGATGATAATACGCAATATTGCCAATGCGAAAATTGTGCAAAAATTGATAAAGAAGAGGGGAGTCCTGCTGGTTCAATGATTCGTTTTGTAAATAAAATCGCAGAAAATTTTCCAGATAAACAGATTTCAACATTAGCATATCAGCATACTAGAAAACCAAGTAAAACTAAGCCTAGAGAGAATGTATTGATAACACTTTGCTCTATTGAATGTGATAGAAGTGCACCCATTACAGAAAAATGTAATGATTTTGCTGAGGACCTAATAGGGTGGAGTAAGTTAACAGACAATATTCGTATTTGGGATTACACTACGCAGTTTACTAATTTCCTAGCACCTTTTCCAAATATAAAAACATTACAGCCTAATATTCAATTATTTAGAGATAATAATGCAAAATGGATTTTTGAACAACATAGCAATAACCCAAGTGAGTTATTTGAATTACGTTCGTACATAACGGCAAAATTATTATGGAACCCTGATTTAAATGTGGATGACCTAATCACTGAATTTACTAATGGTTATTATGAAGAAGCAGGCGTTTATGTTAAAAAATATGTAGATTTAATTCACGCTGAGTTAGAAAAACATCCTGATTTCTTTTTATTCCTTTATGGCGATCCATCTCAGGCTTTCGATTCTTACTTAAGCCCTGAACTATTAGAGACTTATAAAGGTTATTTTGATGATGCTGAAAAAGCGGTTGCTTCAAAACCAGAAGTATTAAAAAGAATTAAAGAAGCAAGGTTAAGTACTGACTATGCTATTTTAGAAGCTGCAAAAAAGGATTTGACAACTGAATTTTCTTTGGTTACTGAGGTTAAAGAAAAAAGAGCTAATCCTTTTATTCAAGAAAAATTAGAAAATTTTTACAGCACCTGTAAAAATGCCAATATTACATTAATGAACGAAATGGGCTTTACCGTAGAAGAATATTACCATTCGTACAAAAAAACAATTGAAGTAGCCGTAAAACCTAATATTGCTAAGGGTAAAAAAGTTACCTTACTTACTAAACCCAAAAAATATGCCAATGAAGATCCGCAGACATTAACTGACGGGGCATTAGGTGGTAATAATTTTTATGCCAATTGGTTGGGTTTTGAAGGTAATGACCTAGTGGCGGTTATAGATTTAGATTCTGTACAATCTATAAGCTCAATTTCAACAGCATTTTTGCAAGTTACCAATCATATTGTATTTTTTCCAAAAGAAGTAACTTATTATGGTTCTATTGATGGCAAAAGTTATATGGCTATTGGAGAGGTTAAAAATCAAAGCCCATTAAAAAAGAATAGTAAAGTAAACGATATTCAGTATTTTAATTTAAAAGTCAAACCAACAGAAGTACGGTTTGTTAAAATTCATGCAAATAGTCATAAAAATGCTCCTTATTGGCATCATGGTGCTGGGTTACCTTCATGGATATTTGCGGATGAGATTATAATTGATTAATCTTAATCAATTAATTGTAATTAAAATATATAAAACAATCATTTTTTTTATTACTACGCAACTATATGCCTTGTTCATCATCTTGAGAATGTAATATTAGGTAAAAAGTCAGTAGAGTTAACTTAATTACCTCACTATTAATAGTTTAAATATTTTTTTTATTTTAATTCTATTTAAAGAATAAACAATGTTACTCATTATGTTTAAGTTAATTTTATGCGTTGTACAGGTTTTAAAACATGTTGTTGGTCGAAATAATAGTCTTTCTAAAGGTTTTTTTATATTTTTGCTTCTGTATTAACTCAATATATTAACTCAAATAAATTAATTATGATTCAAAAAGTGATGAAATTGTTACTTGTTGTTTGTCTGTTAGGATTTCAATCCATGTTTGCTCAAACTACAGTAACTGGAACTATTACTGATGCTGCAGACGGGGCTACGCTACCGGGTGTAAACATCATTGAAAAAGGAACTTCTAACGGTGTTACCTCAGACTTTGATGGTAACTATAGCATAGACGTAGCTGAAGGTGCTACATTACAGTTCTCTTTTGTCGGATATGCTGCTCAAGAGATTGCAGTAAATGGCCAGACAACTATTAATGTGGCTCTTGCGGAAAGTACAGAGGCTCTTGACGAAGTAGTTGTTACGGCTCTTGGTATTAAAAGAGAGCGAAAATCCCTAGGTTATTCCGTTCAAGAAATTCAAGGTGCTAACATATCTGAATCTCGTGAACCGAATATGATAAATGCCTTATCTGGTAAAATAACGGGTTTAAACATTATTAAAAGTAGTAATGGTCCAGCTGGTTCTTCTAAAATTGTATTAAGGGGATATAGCTCTTTAACAGGAGACAATCAACCCTTAATTGTGGTTGATGGTACTCCACTAGATAATTTTACTGGTGCATCTAGCGAAGGTTTTTGGAGTCCTTCTGCGGATTTAGGTAATGGTTTAGCAGATATAAATCCAGATGATATTGAATCGTTGTCCGTCTTAAAGGGTGCTTCTGCAGCGGCGTTATATGGTTCGCGTGCTGGTAATGGTGTTATTTTAATTACTACTAAAACGGGTAAATCTAGTAATGGATTAGGTATTGCGTACTCAGCAACCTTTGGTTTTCAAAGTATTTTCATGAAACCAGAATTGCAGAGTAATTTTGGTCAGGGTTCTGTAGGTGCTTATGACGAATATGCTAATAGTAGTTGGGGACCTAAAATTGAAGGGCAAACAGAAACAGGACCTGAGCAAGGGTCAGTTGTTTTTGATAAAGCTTACGACAATATTGGTAATTATTATAATGATGGTTTTAGTCAAAACCATAGTGTTTCATTCCAAAATTCAGGAGAAAACGGTTCTTATTATACCTCTGCTAATTATTTGGAAGATGAGGGTATTTCGCCTTCAGCTACATTAGAACGTTTAAACTTAACCGCAAGGGGTGTGTCTAAATTTGGTAATGAAAAAAAATGGTCAATTGATACAAAAGTGCAGTATAACAAAACAACAGCTAACAATAGACCAAGAACAGGTTTTGGAGCATTAAGCCAATATCAAACCATAATAAATTTTCCACGATCACGTGATATTGAACAATATTCTGAAGGTGTAGATGAATTTGGTAATCAAATATGGTATGATCCCAATTCAAATCAAATTAATCCGTATTGGGCTAATAAAAGACGTTTAAGTTATGATTCTAGAGATAGATTTATAATAAATGCAACTTTAAAACATGAGTTTAATGATTGGCTAAGTGCAGAAGTTAGAGGAGGAGCAGATTTATATACTACAAATACTGAATCAAAAGTGTTTGCTGGAACTTCAAGTAACTCTACCTATGGTTTGGGAAAAAATACTTTTATTGAGCAAAATTACAGTGCTTTAATGGTAGCTGCAAAAGATAATATTTTTGGAAAATTTGGAGGATCAATTACCTTAGGGGGTAACTTAATGGCGACTGAAGAGTCTGGTATAAATAGTAATTCTGGTACCTTGTTGGTTCCTAATTTATTTAGTTTAAACAATGGGGTCAATCCTGCAACTGTTTCACAAAGGTTTAACCAGAAAAAGATAAATTCTGTATATGGTTTGTTTCAATTAAACTATGATGGATACTTATTTGTTGATGTAACGGGTCGTAATGACTGGTCTTCGGCTTTAAGTAAGGAGAACAGATCATTTTTCTATCCATCTGTAAGTACTTCATTGGTTATTTCAGACATGATTACTAAAACTGGTGGAGATTTACCCAATTGGTTTACGTTTGGTAAAATAAGAGGATCTTATGCTGAGGTAGGTAATGATTTACGTGCTTATCAGTTGCAAAATGCATTTTCTATAGGCAATGATCCGTTGGGTAATACTACGGCCTCTACTAATAGCAGATTGCTTAATCCAGATATAAAAAACGAATTGATTAAATCAGTTGAAATTGGTGCGGAAGCTCGTTTATTTAATAACAGAGTAGGACTGGATTTTACTTGGTATAAAACCAATGCAACAAATCAGATAATTCCAATTCCTTTAGATCCTTTTAGTGGGTTTAATGATAAGTTTATAAATGCTGGTGATATTCAAAATACAGGTATTGAACTTACTTTAAAGACGGCAATTTTAGATAAAGAAGATGGATTATCTTGGGATATGGACATCAATTACTCTACAAACCAAAATACTGTAGAAGAATTGGCAGATGATGTTACGTCATTCAACTTAGGTGGGTTTGATAACTTTAATATTAGTGCAAATGTTGGTGAAGATTATGGTGTAATTGTAGGATCAAAATTTCGAAGAGTTGAAGATGAAGCAAGTCCATTTTTTGGAAGAATTTTGGTTGATGGCGATGGTTTACCGTTAGCTTCAACAGAGAAGGAAGTTTTAGGCTCTCAAGTACCTGATGCGTTATTAGGCCTAACCAATATGTTTACTTATAAAGGCTTTTCTTTTAGTTTCTTATTGAGTGCGAGTATTGGAGGAGAAATTTTCTCAGGAACCAATCATGCCTTGCAAAGATCTGGTTTAGCTGCGGTAACTGCAGTAAATGGAGAAAGAGCAGATATTGTATTTGATGGTGTTGTAGATGACGGTGCGGGTAATTTAAGTGAAAATACTGTTGGGGCTACACCACAAAATTACTGGGCAGCTATTACTGGGCGTTCAGGAAACTTAGGTATTAATGAGGCCAACGTATATGATGCATCACATTTTAGGTTAAGAAATATAAATTTAACTTATAACTTTAATAGAGAATGGTTAAAGAAAACTCCATTTACAGGATTATCTGCTGGAGTATCAGCAAACAACGTATGGATGATTTCAAGTAACTTGAATGGCGTAGATCCAGAGTCAGTAAATGCGACGGGATCTAATGCTCAAGGATTTGAAAACTTGGCACCACCAACGACGAGAACAGTGTTTTTAAACATTGCTGCTAAATTTTAATTTATAAACAAAGATTAATTATGAAAAAAGTATTAATTAGAAATCTAGCATTGCTTAGTGTAATGCTGTTAATTTTTTCTTGCGATGATTTCGAAGAAATCAACGAAAATCCTTTAGCTGCAACTGCAGATCAAGTGGAGGTAGAATTTTTTATTAATGGTTCTATGGGAGGAGCACAGCAAAACCCTCATATTGCGGAACGTGTATTTGTGTTGTATTGGAAAGATGCATCTAGAACTTCTAGATTAGGCGTGCTATCTCAAGGACGTTCAAATGACGGATGGACCAATGACTACTTTAATGGATATATATCTAGATGGTTACGAGACATCACTACGGGTATTTCTGTAGCAGAAGAAAAGATAGCTACAGGAAACGTTAAGGAATATACTGCCAATTTATTGCAAATTGCAAGAATTTGGAGAGTTTATATTATGAGTGAAATGACTGATAATTTTGGTCCAATTCCTATAGATGGTTTTAAAGGTGAAAACCCAGAATATAATAGTGTAGAAGATGTTTACAATTTTATGTTAGCAGAATTAAAAGATGCGGTTAGTCAAATTGATGAAACAAATACGTTTAAACCAGATCCAGATTTGGACCAAGCTTATGGATATGATTATGTTCAATGGAAAAAGTATGGAAACTCTTTGAGAATGCGTTTAGCGATGCGTTTATCTGAAGTGGCTCCTGCTGTTGCCAAGCAACATTTTGAAGAAGCGGCCAATAGTGGACAAATCATTGCTACATCAGATGATGATTTTAGAATTACTGAAGCTGATGGATGGAACAATTTTGTTAATGTTCAGTCTAGACAATGGAATGATCATTATGTTACTGCTGCTTATAGAAATATAGTTGTAGGATTAGGTAGTGTAACTTCTGCGGATCAATTACCTGCATCTCAGCATGGAACTATTAAACCTGCTGGTTATATGGGTTTAAAACTTGACGATCACTTTACAATGCTTACCAATGACCCTGCCAAAGGTTTCTGGTTGGATGGTTTGCCAAATACGATAGACCCAAGAGCATATAAAACCTATCCAATTCCTGGAAATCTTGAAGATGAGCAGTATAGCAATTTCCCAACTTGGGGTAATAGCCATACACAAACGGAAAGAGATTTATTAGATGATGATGGAGAGGTTTTAATGACGTTGGATGGAGCCTTTACCTATAATGCATTTGCTGCTGGTGACTGGGGTACTGTTGGGACTAAGAATCAATTACGTAGTAGAGGATCTTACCCTCGTTTAGGCCTTGATTTTAGAGGTTCAGGAAAGTACAAAGAGCGTGTCTTTTTCCCGTCTTGGGAAACACATTTCTTAATAGCAGAAGCTGCTGTAAGAGGTTGGAGTACACCTTTAAGCGGTAAAGATGCTTATGAAGCTGGAATATCAGAAAGTTTTGCTTATTATGGACTTTCGGCACATGTAGCGACATATGTTGCGTCTGAAGATTACAATAATGCTGGTACATCAGTAAGTTGGGATCATATAACAGAACCACCAGCAAGTGTAACTATGACTTATGTTGATGGTTATACAGGTGTTCCTGGAACAATAAATTATACGTATCCAGAAAATACAATTTATGAGGGCGGTGCGGTTAAGAACGACCGTTTAAATAAAATTATTACACAAAAGTTTATTGCAAATCAGGCGTGGTTACCACTTGAAATTTGGAATGATCATAGAAGGTTAGGGTTGCCGTTTTTTGAAAACCCTGCGGTTGAAAACCCACTTCCTGATTTACCACAATTAAATGCTGGAAACGTAATGTCTAATCAAGTAAACTTCTTTGGACAACGTTTAAAATATCCGTCGTCTTTTGTAAATAATATACCAGTTGGTCATGCACAAGCTGTTCAATTATTAGGAGGTGATGACACTGTTCATACACCATTATGGTGGGCAAAGCAAAATTAAAATAATAACAACATAACATTGTTAAATTTCAAGGGAGGTCTATAAAAGACCTCCCTTTTTTTTATATTTACACTATAAAATTAAGTTACCGTGAAAGCAATTACATACTTTTTAATTATTAGTTCATTATTAGTCGGATGTAGTAAAAGCAGACCTTATAAAGTTATTGCTGATAATGTAGTTAAATCTTCCAATGAAACTACACAATTTACTTTAATCCCAGTCGCAGAGTCGTCTGTAAATTTTGAAAATACTGTTAAAGAAACAGAAACACTAAATTTTTTAAACTTTTCTAATATTTATAATGGTGGTGGTGTAGCAACTGCGGATTTTAATAATGACGGTTTAGTTGATATTTATTTTACAGCTAATCAGCAATCTAACAAGTTATACATAAATAAGGGTAATTTTAAGTTTGAAGACATTACCAAAAATGCTGGTGTTGAAGATTTGGGTGGATGGACTACTGGAGTTTCAGTAGTAGATATTAATAATGATGGTTGGTTGGATATCTATGTAAGTAAATCAGGAGTACTGAACGATAAAACACCAAAAGAAAACAAGTTATACATTAACTTAAAGAATAACACATTTAAAGAAAGTGCCAAAGAATGGAAAGTAAATGATGCAGGTTTCAGTACACAATCCTATTTTTTGGATTTTGATAAAGATGGAGATTTAGATATGTATTTGGTAAATCACCGTCCTGATTTTCATAATTCAGGAACATTGAATATGCGTATTGAAAAAGAATATTCAGAATTCAGTTCAGATAAGCTATACAGAAATGATGGTGATTTTTTTACTGAGATTACACACAAGGCAGGATTGGTTAACAAAGCTTGGGGTCTCAGTGCCTCAATTGGTGATTTTAATAATGACAATTGGCCAGATGTTTACGTATGTAATGATTTTTTATCACCAGATATGCTCTACATAAACAATAAGAACGGTACTTTTTCAAATCAGATACTAGACCGAATGAATCATATTTCGTTTAGCAGTATGGGGTCGGATTATGCAGATATTAACAACGATTTACTACCAGATTTATTTGTTCTTGAAATGGCTTCTGAAGACCATATTCGTAGTAAAAAGAATATGGCCACCATGAGTACCAGTAACTTTAACACTTTAGTAGAAAAAAAATACCATCATCAATATATGGTGAATACTTTACAATTGAATAACGGTAATGGTCAGTTTAGTGAGATTGCACAAATAAGTGGTTTAGCCAAAACAGATTGGAGTTGGGCTCCGTTGTTTGCCGACTTCGATAATGACGGATTAAAAGACGTTTTTGTTACAAACGGTATTCTCAAAGACATGGGCAACCAAGATTTTAGAACCGAATTAAATGAAAAATTCGCTCAAGACAATAAACCTAGTTTTAATGATATTACTGCATTAATGCCATCAACAAAAGTACATAACTACAGTTTTAAAAATAAAGGGGATTACAAATTTAATAATGTTTCAGAAGATTGGGGGTTTGATGCTAAAACGCAATCAAATGGAGCAGCCTATGCTGATTTAGATAATGATGGAGATTTAGATTTGGTTATAAACAATATTAATGATATCGCTCAAATTTATAAGAATAATGATGCAAATAATTTTATTCAACTTAGATTAAAGGGCGATTCTAAAAATAAGTTTGCAATCGGAGCCAAAGCTACAATTAGCATTAATGGGAAAAAGCAATATCAAGAACTTTATACCAGTAGAGGTTTTATATCGTCGGTTCAAGACGTTATGCATTTTGGATTGGGTGAAGCCAGTGAGGTTGATAAAATAGTTATAGAATGGCCTGATAATAAAGTTACAACGTTGAATGCTATTGATGCAAATCAGATTATTGTTATTGATAAAAAAACGGCTAAACCACAACAAAATAAAGTTGAAAAGATAGAACCTTTACTAACCCAACCAACTAATAGTGGAATTACATTTAAACATAAAGAAAGCAAATTCAATGATTATGAAAATCAGATTTTGCTACCACATAGTCAATCGCATAACGGACCATTTATCGACAAAGCAGATGTTAATGGGGATGGTCTAGAAGATTTTTTTGTTGGAGGTGCGGCAAATCAAGCAGGAGAACTTTATATCCAAGATAAGAATGGAAATTTTGTCAAAAAAGAATCCAAAACATGGACAGATGATGCTAAACACGAAGATTTGGGAGTACTGTTTTTTGATGCAGATAATGATAAGGATGCAGATTTATATATAGTTAGTGGAAGTAGCGAGTTTAAAGAAGGTAGTGAACTTTTTCAAGATAGATTGTATTTAAATGATGGTGATGGAAATTATACTAAAGTCACGAATGCACTGCCCAATATAAACTCAAGTGGACAATCTGTAGCAGTTTCTGATATTGATAAAGACGGTGACTTAGATTTATTTGTAGGAGGTAGAACTATTCCAGATAAATATCCATTTGCACCAGAATCATATATACTTATAAACGAAAATGGAAGGTTTATTAATAGAACCATTACAATTGCTCCTTTAATTTCTAATATAGGAATGGTTACCGATGCCATCTTTTCCGATTATGATACCGATGGTGATGAAGATTTGATCGTAGTCGGGGAGTGGATGCCTATAACACTATTTGAAAATGTAAACGGAAAGTTGGAGCACAAAGAAAATGAATCATTAAGAAATACCGAGGGGCTATGGTTCAGTATTGCCGGTAACGACATAGATAATGATGGCGATGTTGATTATTTTTTAGGAAATTTAGGCAAGAATACCAAATATAAGGCAAGTACAGAAAAACCTTTTCATGTTTTTTGTGATGATTTTGATAATTCTGGAACTTATGATATTGTATTGACCAGTAACTATAAAGGAACCTTAGTGCCGTCAAGGGGTAGAGAATGCTCTTCACAACAAATGCCTTTTATTAAGGATAAATTTCCAACATTTACTTCGTTTGCCGAAGCAAGCTTAGAAGATATATATGGCGATGATAAGCTTAAAAACGCTCTCCATTATCAAGCAAAAAAATTAGAGAGTGTTTTTCTAGAAAATCTAGGGAATGGCAAGTTTGCAATACACCACCTTCCAAATCAGGTTCAGTTATCTCCAATAATGAGTTTTGAATTTCTTGATATTGATAATGACAATTATAAAGAAATAATTATAGTAGGAAACCACTATAAAACTGAAGCGGAAACTGTACGATATGATGCTTCTTACGGTTCAGTTTTGTCGTATAAAAATGGAAAATTTAGTGTTAGAGATACTAAGAACACAGGATTTTCCAACAAAGGAAATGCAAAAAGTACTATAATAATTGACTCAAAAGATAAGAAGCAA from Aureibaculum sp. 2308TA14-22 includes:
- a CDS encoding SusD/RagB family nutrient-binding outer membrane lipoprotein, with the protein product MKKVLIRNLALLSVMLLIFSCDDFEEINENPLAATADQVEVEFFINGSMGGAQQNPHIAERVFVLYWKDASRTSRLGVLSQGRSNDGWTNDYFNGYISRWLRDITTGISVAEEKIATGNVKEYTANLLQIARIWRVYIMSEMTDNFGPIPIDGFKGENPEYNSVEDVYNFMLAELKDAVSQIDETNTFKPDPDLDQAYGYDYVQWKKYGNSLRMRLAMRLSEVAPAVAKQHFEEAANSGQIIATSDDDFRITEADGWNNFVNVQSRQWNDHYVTAAYRNIVVGLGSVTSADQLPASQHGTIKPAGYMGLKLDDHFTMLTNDPAKGFWLDGLPNTIDPRAYKTYPIPGNLEDEQYSNFPTWGNSHTQTERDLLDDDGEVLMTLDGAFTYNAFAAGDWGTVGTKNQLRSRGSYPRLGLDFRGSGKYKERVFFPSWETHFLIAEAAVRGWSTPLSGKDAYEAGISESFAYYGLSAHVATYVASEDYNNAGTSVSWDHITEPPASVTMTYVDGYTGVPGTINYTYPENTIYEGGAVKNDRLNKIITQKFIANQAWLPLEIWNDHRRLGLPFFENPAVENPLPDLPQLNAGNVMSNQVNFFGQRLKYPSSFVNNIPVGHAQAVQLLGGDDTVHTPLWWAKQN
- a CDS encoding SusC/RagA family TonB-linked outer membrane protein codes for the protein MKLLLVVCLLGFQSMFAQTTVTGTITDAADGATLPGVNIIEKGTSNGVTSDFDGNYSIDVAEGATLQFSFVGYAAQEIAVNGQTTINVALAESTEALDEVVVTALGIKRERKSLGYSVQEIQGANISESREPNMINALSGKITGLNIIKSSNGPAGSSKIVLRGYSSLTGDNQPLIVVDGTPLDNFTGASSEGFWSPSADLGNGLADINPDDIESLSVLKGASAAALYGSRAGNGVILITTKTGKSSNGLGIAYSATFGFQSIFMKPELQSNFGQGSVGAYDEYANSSWGPKIEGQTETGPEQGSVVFDKAYDNIGNYYNDGFSQNHSVSFQNSGENGSYYTSANYLEDEGISPSATLERLNLTARGVSKFGNEKKWSIDTKVQYNKTTANNRPRTGFGALSQYQTIINFPRSRDIEQYSEGVDEFGNQIWYDPNSNQINPYWANKRRLSYDSRDRFIINATLKHEFNDWLSAEVRGGADLYTTNTESKVFAGTSSNSTYGLGKNTFIEQNYSALMVAAKDNIFGKFGGSITLGGNLMATEESGINSNSGTLLVPNLFSLNNGVNPATVSQRFNQKKINSVYGLFQLNYDGYLFVDVTGRNDWSSALSKENRSFFYPSVSTSLVISDMITKTGGDLPNWFTFGKIRGSYAEVGNDLRAYQLQNAFSIGNDPLGNTTASTNSRLLNPDIKNELIKSVEIGAEARLFNNRVGLDFTWYKTNATNQIIPIPLDPFSGFNDKFINAGDIQNTGIELTLKTAILDKEDGLSWDMDINYSTNQNTVEELADDVTSFNLGGFDNFNISANVGEDYGVIVGSKFRRVEDEASPFFGRILVDGDGLPLASTEKEVLGSQVPDALLGLTNMFTYKGFSFSFLLSASIGGEIFSGTNHALQRSGLAAVTAVNGERADIVFDGVVDDGAGNLSENTVGATPQNYWAAITGRSGNLGINEANVYDASHFRLRNINLTYNFNREWLKKTPFTGLSAGVSANNVWMISSNLNGVDPESVNATGSNAQGFENLAPPTTRTVFLNIAAKF